Proteins from a single region of Haloterrigena alkaliphila:
- a CDS encoding class I SAM-dependent methyltransferase: MVDSDAVRRGYDALRETYAAERSADGREREIIESFLESLSEPARVLDAGCGQGTPVLHRGRESMSIVGVDFSRGQLELAATAVSEEPLVQGDLTALPVGDAAVDAVTALHSVIHVPLEEHRTVVDEFARVLRPGGRVLVSEGPDEWRGSNPDWLDSGVEMQWHVAGADATRDQLRAAGFAIDREWTAADESAWVFVSATLEGS; encoded by the coding sequence ATGGTCGACAGCGACGCAGTCCGCCGGGGGTACGACGCGCTGCGGGAGACGTACGCCGCGGAACGCTCCGCCGACGGTCGCGAACGCGAGATTATCGAGTCGTTCCTCGAGTCCCTTTCGGAGCCTGCACGCGTCCTCGACGCCGGTTGCGGGCAGGGAACGCCCGTTCTCCATCGCGGACGCGAGTCGATGTCGATCGTCGGCGTCGATTTCTCCCGCGGACAACTGGAACTGGCCGCGACGGCGGTCTCCGAGGAACCCCTTGTTCAGGGCGACCTGACGGCGCTCCCGGTGGGCGACGCGGCGGTCGACGCCGTTACCGCCCTTCACTCGGTGATCCACGTCCCCCTCGAGGAACACCGGACCGTGGTCGACGAGTTCGCGCGCGTCCTGCGGCCGGGGGGCCGAGTGCTCGTCTCGGAAGGGCCCGACGAGTGGCGGGGGAGCAACCCGGACTGGCTCGACAGCGGCGTCGAAATGCAGTGGCACGTTGCCGGCGCGGACGCGACGCGAGACCAGTTGCGGGCCGCCGGATTCGCGATCGACCGGGAGTGGACCGCCGCGGACGAGTCGGCGTGGGTGTTCGTCTCGGCGACGCTCGAGGGTTCGTGA
- a CDS encoding glutamate--tRNA ligase: MNDELRERVEREAEKHALLNAVKHESDADVGAIMGPLMGDNPEFREHGDEIPGVVGGVVGRVNDLEYDAKRERLEELAPEELAEIEAEDEEDEHDLPDLSNAEAYDEVRMRVAPNPNGPWHVGHARMPAVIGTYKERYDGWFCVRFDDTDPETKRPDLEAYDAILEDLDYLGFEPDATYRASDRLETYYDHARELIDLGGAYTCSCSGEEFSDLKNSGEPCPHRDKDVETVREEFEAMIDGEYSSGEMVLRVKTDIEHKNPALRDWVAFRMIDTPHPRKEASEYRCWPMLDFQSGVDDHLLEVTHIIRGIDLQDSAKRQRFVYDYFGWEYPEVVHWGHVQIDAYDVKMSTSTIAELIEQGDLDGWDDPRAPTIKSLRRRGIRGAAIVEAMSGLGTSTSDVDLAMSSIYANNRDLIDEETDRRFFVRDGNQVPLGGSPPDEANPPLHPNHEERGVREIPVGDSVMLEPEDVPEREERVWLKGLGCFQFTRGALQYTGEDIDVVREGDVDVIHWAPASESVAVRMRTPDGDVRGHAEPGVGDLEPDEMVQFERVGFARIDRHEDEADDDGTADAETVVYYAHP, from the coding sequence ATGAACGACGAGTTGCGCGAGCGCGTCGAGCGCGAGGCCGAAAAGCACGCGCTGTTGAACGCCGTCAAACACGAGAGCGACGCCGACGTCGGCGCGATCATGGGCCCCCTGATGGGCGACAATCCCGAGTTCCGCGAGCACGGGGACGAGATTCCGGGCGTGGTCGGCGGCGTCGTCGGCCGGGTCAACGACCTCGAGTACGACGCAAAGCGCGAGCGCCTCGAGGAACTCGCCCCCGAGGAACTCGCCGAAATCGAGGCCGAGGACGAGGAAGACGAGCACGACCTGCCCGACCTCTCCAACGCGGAGGCGTACGACGAGGTTCGGATGCGCGTCGCGCCCAATCCCAACGGCCCGTGGCACGTCGGCCACGCGCGGATGCCCGCCGTCATCGGCACCTACAAGGAGCGCTACGACGGCTGGTTCTGCGTCCGCTTCGACGACACCGACCCCGAGACGAAGCGGCCAGATCTCGAGGCCTACGACGCGATTCTCGAGGACCTCGACTATCTCGGCTTCGAGCCCGACGCGACCTACCGGGCGAGCGATCGGCTCGAGACCTACTACGACCACGCCCGCGAACTGATCGACCTGGGCGGAGCCTACACCTGCTCGTGTTCGGGCGAGGAATTCTCCGACCTGAAGAACTCGGGCGAGCCCTGTCCCCACCGCGACAAGGACGTCGAGACGGTCCGCGAGGAGTTCGAAGCGATGATCGACGGCGAGTACAGTAGCGGCGAGATGGTCCTCCGCGTGAAGACCGACATCGAGCACAAGAACCCCGCGCTGCGCGACTGGGTCGCGTTCCGCATGATCGACACGCCGCATCCGCGCAAGGAAGCCAGCGAGTACCGCTGCTGGCCGATGCTCGACTTCCAGTCGGGGGTCGACGATCACCTGCTCGAGGTCACCCACATCATCCGCGGCATCGACCTGCAGGACTCCGCGAAGCGCCAGCGGTTCGTCTACGACTACTTCGGTTGGGAGTACCCCGAAGTCGTCCACTGGGGGCACGTCCAGATCGACGCCTACGACGTGAAGATGAGCACGTCGACCATCGCGGAACTGATCGAACAGGGGGACCTCGACGGTTGGGACGATCCGCGCGCGCCGACGATCAAGAGCCTCCGGCGGCGGGGGATCCGCGGGGCGGCCATCGTCGAGGCGATGAGCGGCCTCGGGACCTCGACCAGCGACGTCGACCTCGCGATGAGTTCGATCTACGCGAACAACCGCGACCTGATCGACGAGGAGACCGACCGGCGGTTCTTCGTTCGCGACGGCAATCAGGTCCCCCTCGGCGGCAGTCCGCCGGACGAGGCGAACCCGCCGCTCCACCCCAACCACGAAGAGCGCGGGGTCCGCGAGATTCCCGTCGGCGACTCCGTGATGCTCGAGCCCGAGGACGTCCCCGAGCGCGAGGAACGCGTCTGGCTCAAGGGACTGGGCTGTTTCCAGTTCACGCGCGGCGCGCTCCAGTACACCGGGGAGGACATCGACGTGGTCCGCGAGGGCGACGTCGACGTGATCCACTGGGCGCCGGCGAGCGAGAGCGTCGCCGTCCGGATGCGAACGCCCGACGGCGACGTCCGGGGCCACGCCGAACCCGGCGTCGGCGACCTCGAGCCGGACGAGATGGTGCAGTTCGAACGGGTCGGATTCGCGAGAATAGATCGCCACGAGGACGAGGCCGACGACGACGGAACCGCGGACGCCGAGACGGTCGTCTACTACGCCCACCCCTGA
- a CDS encoding carboxypeptidase-like regulatory domain-containing protein yields the protein MNSNRRRFLQRSSLVTAGLLTATGTANADARRSGSAATGRVAGTITYGPQPVADVTVTLDGERGTKTEENGSFELDVGPGTYALAARADGYADETREIEVTADETTRVDLRLDREWGPGEGELEVAVVEPGGGSTLESRVTIYGNGEEHSTIAPAGSIPDGDHWNRGFAVAEGWWEVRASAVDGYGDGYAEVYVDPDATTLAIVEGTEEDRQIHRNGWVDGIITDADGRPVPDAVVRFLDDRSTMITMSSDDGRFEAELAHGQYAMDVDADGYERAETDVAVRFGRITTRDVTLESR from the coding sequence ATGAATTCCAATCGTCGACGGTTCCTCCAGCGCTCGAGTCTCGTCACCGCCGGCCTGCTCACCGCTACGGGGACCGCGAACGCGGACGCGCGCCGCTCGGGGTCCGCGGCGACCGGTCGCGTCGCGGGAACGATAACGTACGGCCCCCAGCCCGTCGCGGACGTCACGGTAACGCTCGACGGCGAACGGGGCACGAAAACCGAGGAAAACGGGTCGTTCGAACTGGACGTCGGGCCCGGGACGTACGCGCTCGCGGCGCGGGCCGACGGCTACGCGGACGAGACGCGCGAAATCGAGGTTACGGCCGACGAGACGACGAGGGTCGATCTCCGACTCGACCGCGAGTGGGGACCCGGTGAGGGAGAACTCGAGGTGGCCGTAGTCGAGCCAGGCGGCGGATCGACGCTCGAATCCCGGGTAACGATCTACGGAAACGGCGAAGAGCACAGCACGATCGCGCCGGCGGGGAGTATTCCGGACGGCGACCACTGGAACCGAGGATTCGCCGTCGCCGAGGGCTGGTGGGAGGTTCGCGCCTCGGCGGTCGACGGCTACGGCGATGGGTACGCCGAGGTGTACGTCGACCCCGACGCCACCACCCTCGCAATCGTCGAGGGCACCGAGGAGGATCGCCAGATCCACCGCAACGGATGGGTCGACGGGATAATCACGGACGCGGACGGTCGTCCCGTTCCCGACGCGGTGGTCCGGTTTCTCGACGACCGGTCGACGATGATAACGATGAGCAGCGACGACGGCCGGTTCGAGGCGGAACTCGCTCACGGCCAGTACGCGATGGACGTCGACGCCGACGGCTACGAACGAGCGGAGACGGACGTCGCCGTCCGATTCGGTCGGATTACGACGCGGGACGTGACGCTCGAGTCGCGATAG
- a CDS encoding DUF456 domain-containing protein, with protein sequence MVDVVTILAVALLVGGVVGTVAPLVPGGLLSLSGLYLYWWHSGFADPGTLTLAVLTLLGVLTVVAELFGGSIAARAGGASWTTTTIATVVAIVLMIVTGPLGLLAGLFGTVFVVEFVRGRDAGGSARSAAYAAGGMLASTAIQVLLTVTILLAFLVAVFIL encoded by the coding sequence ATGGTCGACGTGGTCACGATCCTCGCGGTTGCGCTGCTCGTCGGCGGCGTCGTCGGCACGGTCGCCCCGCTGGTCCCCGGCGGACTGCTCTCGCTGTCGGGACTCTACCTCTACTGGTGGCACTCCGGCTTCGCGGACCCTGGAACCCTCACGCTGGCCGTCCTCACGCTGCTGGGCGTCCTGACGGTGGTCGCCGAACTCTTCGGCGGGTCGATCGCCGCTCGAGCGGGCGGCGCATCCTGGACCACGACGACGATCGCCACCGTGGTCGCCATCGTCCTCATGATCGTCACCGGGCCGCTGGGGCTGCTCGCTGGACTGTTCGGGACGGTCTTCGTCGTCGAATTCGTCCGGGGTCGCGACGCCGGCGGCAGCGCCCGCTCGGCGGCGTACGCGGCCGGAGGCATGCTCGCCTCGACGGCCATCCAGGTGCTGCTGACGGTGACGATCCTGCTCGCGTTCCTCGTCGCGGTCTTCATCCTCTGA
- a CDS encoding ribonuclease J, translating to MEIEIATIGGYEEVGRQMTAVRAGDDVVIFDMGLNLSQVLIHDNVETERMHSLDLIDMGAIPDDRVMSDLEGDVKAIVPTHGHLDHIGAISKLAHRYDAPVVATPFTIELVKQQIEGEQKFGVENDLIKMDAGETMSIGDSGKVELEFVNVTHSIIDAINPVLHTPEGAVVYGLDKRMDHTPVIGDPIDMERFREIGREGNGVLCYIEDCTNANKKGRTPSENVAREHLRDVLYSMEDYDGGIVATTFSSHISRVTSLVEFAKDIGRQPVLLGRSMEKYSGTAERLDFADFPDDLGMFGHRKSVDRTFKRIMNEGKENYLPVVTGHQGEPRAMLTRMARGETPYELDDGDKVVFSARVIPEPTNEGQRYQAEKLLGMQGARVYDDIHVSGHLCQEGHYEMLDALQPQHVIPAHQDMKGYSSYINLAENQGYKLGRDLHVTRNGNLIQLVD from the coding sequence ATGGAAATCGAAATCGCAACAATCGGCGGCTACGAGGAAGTCGGCCGGCAGATGACTGCCGTCCGCGCCGGCGACGACGTCGTTATCTTCGACATGGGTCTGAACCTCTCGCAGGTCCTGATCCACGACAACGTCGAAACCGAGCGGATGCACAGCCTCGATCTGATCGACATGGGTGCGATCCCCGACGATCGGGTCATGAGCGACCTCGAGGGCGACGTGAAGGCCATCGTGCCGACCCACGGCCACCTCGACCACATCGGCGCCATCTCCAAGCTAGCCCACCGGTACGACGCGCCGGTCGTCGCGACACCCTTCACGATCGAACTGGTCAAACAGCAGATCGAGGGCGAGCAGAAGTTCGGCGTCGAGAACGACCTGATCAAGATGGACGCCGGCGAGACGATGTCGATCGGCGACTCCGGCAAGGTCGAACTCGAGTTCGTCAACGTGACCCACTCGATCATCGACGCGATCAACCCAGTCCTGCACACGCCGGAAGGCGCCGTCGTCTACGGTCTGGACAAACGGATGGACCACACGCCCGTCATCGGCGACCCGATCGACATGGAGCGGTTCCGCGAAATCGGTCGCGAGGGCAACGGCGTACTGTGTTACATCGAGGACTGTACGAACGCGAACAAGAAGGGGCGAACCCCCTCGGAAAACGTCGCCCGGGAACACCTCCGGGACGTCCTCTACAGCATGGAGGACTACGACGGCGGCATCGTCGCCACCACATTCTCGAGTCACATCTCGCGCGTGACGTCGCTGGTCGAGTTCGCGAAGGACATCGGCCGTCAACCGGTCCTGCTGGGTCGCTCGATGGAGAAGTACTCGGGCACCGCGGAGCGACTGGACTTCGCCGACTTCCCCGACGACCTCGGGATGTTCGGCCACCGCAAGTCCGTCGACCGCACGTTCAAGCGGATCATGAACGAGGGCAAGGAGAACTACCTGCCGGTCGTCACCGGCCACCAGGGCGAACCGCGCGCGATGCTCACCCGGATGGCCCGCGGCGAAACGCCCTACGAACTGGACGACGGCGACAAGGTCGTCTTCTCCGCCCGCGTCATTCCGGAGCCGACCAACGAGGGCCAGCGCTACCAGGCCGAGAAACTGCTCGGGATGCAGGGCGCCCGCGTCTACGACGACATCCACGTCTCGGGCCACCTCTGTCAGGAGGGCCACTACGAGATGTTAGACGCCCTTCAGCCCCAGCACGTCATCCCGGCCCACCAGGACATGAAAGGCTACTCCAGCTACATCAACCTCGCTGAGAATCAGGGGTACAAGCTCGGACGAGACCTGCACGTCACGCGCAACGGCAACCTCATCCAGCTCGTCGACTGA
- a CDS encoding SDR family NAD(P)-dependent oxidoreductase, which produces MTETRGAIIVGASSGIGEALARELADEGYRIGLAARRTERMQQIGSELPTKSYVATMDVTDTADAREGFFELADAMQSVDLVVISAGTAAVNHDLEWEPERQTIDVNVRGFTAIATAAMEYFETVPDHASERDGHLVGISSVAAHFGNGGTQAYNASKAFVSTYLEGLRDRQAGSDADVTITTIEPGFVDTDLSLGGFWEASPERAAEQIARAIRKKRNHAYVTRRWRLVAWFLKATPDAVLRRLLS; this is translated from the coding sequence ATGACCGAGACACGCGGTGCGATCATCGTCGGCGCCTCGTCGGGGATCGGCGAAGCGCTGGCGCGGGAACTCGCCGACGAGGGGTATCGGATCGGACTGGCCGCCCGCCGGACGGAACGCATGCAACAGATCGGCTCCGAACTGCCGACCAAGTCCTACGTCGCGACGATGGACGTCACCGACACCGCGGACGCCCGCGAGGGGTTCTTCGAACTCGCCGACGCGATGCAGTCGGTCGATCTCGTCGTCATCAGCGCCGGGACGGCGGCCGTGAACCACGACCTCGAGTGGGAACCCGAACGCCAAACGATCGACGTCAACGTCCGCGGATTCACCGCGATCGCGACGGCCGCGATGGAGTACTTCGAGACCGTCCCCGACCACGCCAGCGAGCGGGACGGTCACCTCGTGGGCATCTCCTCCGTCGCGGCCCACTTCGGTAACGGGGGGACGCAGGCGTACAACGCGTCGAAGGCGTTCGTCTCGACGTACCTCGAGGGCCTTCGGGACCGCCAGGCCGGCAGCGACGCCGACGTGACGATCACGACGATCGAACCCGGCTTCGTCGACACCGACCTCTCGCTGGGCGGCTTCTGGGAGGCCTCGCCCGAGCGGGCGGCCGAACAGATCGCTCGCGCGATCCGCAAGAAGCGAAACCACGCCTACGTCACCAGACGCTGGCGACTGGTCGCGTGGTTCCTGAAAGCGACGCCCGACGCCGTGCTTCGGCGCCTGCTTTCCTAG
- a CDS encoding zinc ribbon domain-containing protein has product MSMFERLGEKVERFKQEAVDAREESAEFSCRNCDTGIHHERETCPECGSSEIERVSTDPESESERDAESE; this is encoded by the coding sequence ATGAGTATGTTCGAGCGGCTGGGCGAGAAGGTCGAACGGTTCAAACAGGAGGCGGTGGACGCCCGCGAGGAGAGCGCCGAGTTCAGCTGTCGGAACTGCGATACCGGGATCCACCACGAGCGGGAGACGTGTCCCGAGTGTGGGAGCAGCGAGATCGAACGGGTCTCGACGGATCCGGAGTCGGAATCGGAGCGAGATGCGGAATCGGAGTGA
- a CDS encoding helix-turn-helix domain-containing protein yields the protein MATEATFTVPSDQFPLGTIFEQLPDVTVELERIIPAQDVVIPYFWVRGTVVDDIEDAFAGHPGVVDIRLVDSVADEYLLRVEWALEYSGVLSTLVETEIPLIKAIGTTQQWTFDVRGDSRSDLAAFQQRCREQDIPITLTEVHALTPLETITEEALTETQQEALIRAYQRGYFESPREVTMEEIGDELGISQQAVASRLRRGIKHVLGRTLPDTERPNR from the coding sequence ATGGCTACTGAGGCCACCTTTACGGTTCCGTCCGATCAGTTCCCCCTCGGAACGATCTTCGAACAGTTGCCGGACGTGACCGTCGAACTGGAACGGATAATCCCGGCTCAGGACGTTGTCATACCGTACTTCTGGGTGCGAGGAACCGTGGTCGACGACATCGAGGACGCGTTTGCCGGCCATCCCGGCGTGGTCGACATTCGCCTCGTCGATTCGGTCGCCGACGAGTACCTGTTACGCGTCGAGTGGGCCCTCGAGTATTCCGGCGTTCTCAGTACACTGGTCGAGACGGAGATTCCGCTCATCAAAGCGATTGGCACGACCCAACAATGGACGTTCGACGTACGCGGCGATTCTCGAAGCGATCTCGCGGCCTTTCAGCAACGCTGTCGAGAGCAGGACATCCCGATCACGCTCACGGAGGTACATGCACTCACGCCGCTCGAGACGATCACTGAGGAAGCCCTCACCGAAACCCAGCAAGAGGCGCTGATACGCGCCTACCAGCGCGGGTACTTCGAATCTCCGCGCGAGGTAACGATGGAAGAGATCGGCGACGAACTCGGCATCTCCCAGCAGGCCGTCGCGTCTCGTCTCCGGCGCGGAATCAAGCACGTTCTCGGGCGGACACTGCCCGATACTGAACGACCAAATCGATAG
- the idsA3 gene encoding geranylfarnesyl diphosphate synthase, with amino-acid sequence MTSPEAREEAVLEAVRERRELVNEAIPEELPIKRPERLYEASRYLLDAGGKRLRPTVLLTTAEALVDVDTLSVDYREFPTLDGAEIDIMDAAVSVEVIQSFTLIHDDIMDDDDLRRGVPAVHKEYDLETAILAGDTLYSKAFEIMLETGAEPERTVEALDVLATTCTKICEGQSLDVTFEERGDVTPDEYLEMVEQKTAVLYAASACLPAVLLGADDETIDALYGYGLDVGRAFQIQDDVLDLTVPSEKLGKQRGSDLVENKQTLITVHARDQGVDVEGLVDTDDVEAVTEAEIDDAVAELEASGSITYANDKARELVARGKNRLEVLPDNEARELLCQLADYLIERGY; translated from the coding sequence ATGACAAGTCCCGAGGCACGCGAAGAGGCGGTGCTCGAGGCGGTCCGCGAGCGCCGCGAGCTGGTCAACGAGGCCATCCCCGAAGAGTTGCCGATCAAGCGTCCCGAGCGGCTCTACGAGGCGTCGCGGTACCTGCTCGACGCGGGCGGGAAGCGGCTTCGACCGACCGTCCTGCTGACGACGGCGGAGGCGCTGGTGGACGTCGACACCCTGAGCGTGGATTATCGCGAGTTCCCCACGCTCGACGGAGCAGAAATCGACATCATGGACGCCGCCGTCAGCGTCGAAGTCATCCAGTCGTTTACCCTCATCCACGACGACATCATGGACGACGACGACCTCCGTCGGGGCGTCCCCGCCGTCCACAAGGAGTACGACCTCGAGACGGCCATCCTCGCGGGTGACACGCTCTACTCGAAGGCGTTCGAGATCATGCTCGAGACCGGTGCGGAGCCCGAGCGGACCGTCGAAGCGCTGGACGTGCTCGCGACGACCTGCACGAAAATTTGCGAGGGCCAGTCGCTGGACGTCACCTTCGAGGAGCGCGGGGACGTCACCCCCGACGAGTACCTCGAGATGGTCGAGCAGAAGACCGCGGTGTTGTACGCCGCCTCCGCGTGTCTCCCGGCCGTCTTGCTTGGCGCCGACGACGAGACGATCGACGCGCTCTACGGCTACGGGCTCGACGTCGGCCGCGCGTTCCAGATTCAGGACGACGTGCTCGATCTGACCGTCCCGAGCGAGAAACTCGGCAAGCAGCGAGGGAGCGACCTCGTCGAGAACAAACAGACGCTGATCACCGTCCACGCCCGCGATCAGGGCGTCGACGTCGAGGGACTGGTCGACACCGACGACGTCGAGGCCGTCACCGAGGCCGAGATCGACGACGCCGTCGCCGAACTCGAGGCCTCCGGTTCGATCACCTACGCGAACGACAAGGCGCGGGAACTCGTCGCCCGGGGGAAGAACCGACTCGAGGTCCTGCCGGACAACGAGGCCCGCGAACTGCTCTGTCAGCTGGCGGACTACCTGATCGAACGCGGCTACTGA
- a CDS encoding isopentenyl phosphate kinase, with product MIVLKLGGSVITDKDRAETLDGEALDRAADAVSKALEGGVEDLVIVHGGGSFGHHHASEHGITTTAGTREAAAALDVHGAMKTLNNFVLSRLLERDVEAVPVHPFSAAHRDADGGLDLPTGQVETLLEEGFVPVLHGDMVAHAGEGATVISGDELVAELARKLEADRIGLCSTVSGVLDDEDAVIDRISAYEDVASVLGASDATDVTGGMAAKVRALLDLEAEASIFGLADLESFLDGANPGTTIE from the coding sequence ATGATCGTCCTGAAACTCGGCGGCAGCGTCATCACGGACAAGGATCGAGCCGAAACGCTCGACGGGGAAGCCCTCGATCGGGCCGCGGACGCCGTTTCGAAAGCCCTCGAGGGCGGTGTGGAAGACCTCGTGATCGTCCACGGCGGCGGCAGTTTCGGCCACCACCACGCCAGCGAGCACGGGATCACCACGACCGCGGGCACCCGCGAGGCCGCCGCGGCGCTGGACGTCCACGGCGCGATGAAGACGCTCAACAACTTCGTCCTGAGTCGGCTGCTCGAGCGCGACGTCGAGGCGGTGCCGGTCCACCCGTTCTCGGCGGCCCACCGGGACGCCGACGGCGGGCTCGACCTCCCGACCGGACAGGTCGAGACGCTGCTCGAGGAGGGGTTCGTCCCCGTCCTCCACGGCGATATGGTCGCCCACGCGGGCGAGGGCGCGACCGTGATCAGCGGCGACGAACTGGTGGCCGAACTCGCGCGGAAGCTCGAGGCCGATCGGATCGGCCTCTGTTCGACGGTATCCGGTGTGCTGGACGACGAAGACGCGGTGATCGACCGGATCTCGGCCTACGAGGACGTGGCGTCCGTGCTGGGGGCCAGCGACGCGACCGACGTCACCGGGGGAATGGCCGCGAAGGTCCGGGCCCTGCTCGACCTCGAGGCCGAGGCGTCGATCTTCGGACTCGCGGACCTCGAATCGTTCCTCGACGGGGCGAATCCGGGAACGACGATCGAGTAA